The Trypanosoma brucei gambiense DAL972 chromosome 10, complete sequence genome has a segment encoding these proteins:
- a CDS encoding 60S ribosomal protein L30, putative, translated as MAKKVKSKVDTINTKIQLVMKSGKYVLGTQQSLKTLRQGRSKLVVISANCPPIRKAEIEYYCTLSKTPIHHYSGNNLDLGTACGRHFRACVLSITDVGDSDITSA; from the coding sequence ATGGCGAAGAAGGTCAAGTCGAAGGTGGACACCATCAACACCAAGATCCAACTGGTGATGAAATCCGGCAAATACGTTCTCGGGACGCAGCAGTCACTCAAGACACTTCGTCAGGGCCGCAGTAAACTCGTCGTCATTTCCGCTAACTGCCCGCCGATCCGCAAGGCGGAGATTGAGTACTACTGCACTTTAAGCAAGACGCCAATTCACCACTACAGCGGCAACAACCTTGACCTTGGAACGGCATGCGGAAGGCATTTCCGTGCTTGCGTACTTTCCATTACGGATGTTGGTGACTCTGACATCACTTCTGCATAA
- a CDS encoding 60S ribosomal protein L30, putative, giving the protein MAASLSSSTMAKKVKSKVDTINTKIQLVMKSGKYVLGTQQSLKTLRQGRSKLVVISANCPPIRKAEIEYYCTLSKTPIHHYSGNNLDLGTACGRHFRACVLSITDVGDSDITSA; this is encoded by the coding sequence ATGGCAGCCTCCCTTTCCAGTAGCACAATGGCAAAGAAGGTCAAGTCGAAGGTGGACACCATCAACACCAAGATCCAACTGGTGATGAAATCCGGCAAATACGTTCTCGGGACGCAGCAGTCACTCAAGACACTTCGTCAGGGCCGCAGTAAACTCGTCGTCATTTCCGCGAACTGCCCGCCGATCCGCAAGGCGGAGATTGAGTACTACTGCACTTTAAGCAAGACGCCAATTCACCACTACAGCGGCAACAACCTTGACCTTGGAACGGCATGCGGAAGGCATTTCCGTGCTTGCGTACTTTCCATTACGGATGTTGGTGACTCTGACATCACTTCTGCATAA